Genomic segment of Halostella limicola:
GAGCGGACCGCCCGCTGAGACGCAGACGCTTCATCACGCTCCCCTCGACGGCCGTGACGACCCCGAGTTCCGTCGGTTCGGCGATGACGGCCGCGTCGCGCTCGAAGGGGTACGGGTTCGACAGCGCCGCCGCGGCCGCCCCGATCCCGCCTTCTTCCTCCCCGGCGACGCTCTCGACGACAACCCGGCCGTCGACGTCCGCCGCGTCGGCGAGCCGCCGCGCCGCGAAGACGCAGGCCGCCAGTCCGCCCTTCATGTCCGCGGCCCCGCGGGCGGTCACTCGGTCGCCGTCCCAGACCGGGTCGAACGGGTCGCTCGTCCACGCGGAGCGCGTCGCGGGCACGACGTCGACGTGCCCGTTCAGCACCAGCGTCGGTCCGGCGTCGGGGTCGCCCAACTCGACGACGCCGGCGACCGACGGGCGGTCGGCCGTCGATATCTCGGCCGGGTCGTCAGGGAACGACGGGTGCTCAGCCAGTTCCGCGGCGTCGGCGGTCCACCGATACGTGTCGAACCCCCACTCCTCGAACCGCTCGCGAAGCCACTCCTGTGCAGGTTCCTCGCCGCCGTCGGTCGTGTCGAACCGCAGTAACTCGTCCAGAAACTCCCGTAGGTCGCCCTCCCGAGGGCCGAGGAACTCGTCCATGGATACGGGTGGCGAAGAGTGCGGGCAAAAAGATACTGATAGGCGTGACCGCCCGAACGGAACAGCAACTCTTTAACCACTCTACTGCGAAGCGTTGGGTACGTGGGCCGGTAGCTCAGTCAGGCAGAGCGTCTGGCTTTTAACCAGATGGTCGGGGGTTCAATTCCCTCCCGGCCCGTTTCTCACACGAACGACAGTGAGCGGTGAGAAACGTCTCCGGAGGAATTGAACGACGGCGCGAGCGACCGCAGGGAGCGAAGTGGAGGTGGTTCAATTCCCTCCCGGCCCGCTTTTCGGCGGTGTATCTCGCGATCACGACGACCGCTAAGAATCGGCGGACCGCACGGTAGTCACTACCGAGTAGCGCGCGAAAAACGGAAAACCGCGACCGCGGGTTACTCCTTCCGGGGGAGGTACGCGAGCGCGGTCAGCAGCACCGTCGCGATGCTGCTGATGATGACGATGCCCCAGACGCCGTTGATCCGCTCGTGGAAGTGGTCCTGCTCCGCCACCTGGCTCTCGTAGCCCTCGACGTCGGAGGAGAGGAGGACCCGATCCTCGGAGGGGAAGTGCGCGACGAACTCCGTGCCCTCGGTCTGCGAGGAGTTCAGGATGAACACCTCGCCGTCGGCGAAGGAGACCTCCTCGGTGCGCTCGCCCGACCACTCGAGGAGGATACTCGAGTTGGAGACGTTCGCGACGGTGGTCTGGTTACCCTGATAGTCGATCTGCTGGCCCTCGCTGATCGTCTCGTTGGAGAACTCCTCGTCCTGCATGTACGGCGTCAGTTCGCGCGTGCCGTCGTCGGCCTCGCGCACGACGTACCAGCGCTCGGCCTGCCCGTCGTAGGTCAGGTTCGCGCCGGAGTCGTTGCCGGGGACGGTCCGGAGCGTCGCCTCGGAGACGTCGGTCCCGTTCTGGATGAACAGGTGGTAGTCCGTCTCTCCGAGCGTCACCGTGCTGTTGTCTTCCCACGTATCGGAGAAGACGGCCGAGTCGTTCGTCCAGGTGAGCGTGGCTTCGAGCGTCTCCTCGCCGCCACCGCCGCCGCCGTGGCCGCCGCCGCCACCGCCGCTGGACGCTTCGACGCTCGTCGCCGTGTACGTCCGTTCGCCGAGCGTGAGTTCGGACCCGTTCTCCAGCTCGTGGTCGGGGTCGTCGATCGATATCGTCGGCCCCTGAGCCGTCGCGATGAACG
This window contains:
- a CDS encoding ArgE/DapE family deacylase, encoding MDEFLGPREGDLREFLDELLRFDTTDGGEEPAQEWLRERFEEWGFDTYRWTADAAELAEHPSFPDDPAEISTADRPSVAGVVELGDPDAGPTLVLNGHVDVVPATRSAWTSDPFDPVWDGDRVTARGAADMKGGLAACVFAARRLADAADVDGRVVVESVAGEEEGGIGAAAAALSNPYPFERDAAVIAEPTELGVVTAVEGSVMKRLRLSGRSAHAATRWHGESVLPHFEQIRRAFEELEAEREARVDHPLYAEYPTKWPVCFGTVEAGNWVSAVPDELVAELRIGVAPGETVAEVEAEFQKRLDAVVEDSEWLRDHPPTFERFSIQFEPASVSLDHPVVEAVGDAATARGLDATPQGATYGADSRHYQEAGIPTVLFGPGSIEQAHFPDESIDVDEVETASAVLADAAERFCGR